A stretch of Spirosoma oryzicola DNA encodes these proteins:
- a CDS encoding PAS domain S-box protein, translated as MNGEREPLDQTITADYERIKFTLQAACIGTWELDITNQLVRWDDSCKTLFNFSGDDLVAYDQVLNLIHPGDRILIEEIVQQVINNQLGEQYNVKFRVYADESGQFRWLQSRGKIHIDKKTGSRRLLGILEDVTQSVDGQDQIAAQQKIEIDERFRGLINEVPVATCLLMGEDLIVEMANSPALAICGKDHSIIGKPLIDIFPELKGELVERMLHSTLRSGETNQTRNTLVELIVDGVSHTYYVDFVCKPLRNPAGTINAILVMGIDVTEQVMARMKIEESKDQLTFAIEAAELGVWDLNPATNKFTANNRLKEWFGVPSQKEVELDVALNAITDKDKQRVSGAIWNALQGQSGGQYDIEYTLVHPETKHERTVRAKGKAQFTDKGVAYRFNGTLQDITERGQIELVLAESAQKLRSLVESAPFPIGVYVGREMRIELANQSIMDVWGKGNNVVGKTYQEVLPELSNQDIYSQLDNVFTSGIPFHAKNQRVDLKVDGKLQPYYFNYSFTPLYDAKGEVYGVMNTAAEVTDLIVAKQQIEDAEVALRGAIELAELATWSVDANQSTFTFSERFMNWLGITESTKSLEEVYKLLPDESRQSVKEGIAACLQSGSSGFYENEHPVSNQLTGKMRIIHTQAQLYFDADNQPIALRGTAQDVTEQRQVQIALERQVQERTEELAAINEELAATNEELAATNEELAATNEELAESNQLFIRSNHNLEQFAYIASHDLQEPLRKVQQFGDLLIRQHGDQLGEGAMYLERMQSAASRMSTLIRDLLTFSRISTQQDSTGLVALNGVINMVLTDLDLRIQETSAAVNVGSLPVIQGDKSQLGQLFQNLISNALKFFRPDILPVINISAELIEVSDLPPTVKPTRSVRAYYRIDVADNGIGFDEKYIDRIFQVFQRLHTKSQYAGTGIGLAICEKVAANHGGAITATSQPGQGATFSVYLPA; from the coding sequence ATGAACGGTGAGCGCGAGCCCCTCGATCAAACTATTACCGCCGACTATGAGCGGATAAAGTTTACGCTACAGGCTGCTTGTATTGGAACCTGGGAGCTAGATATAACGAATCAATTGGTTCGTTGGGACGATAGCTGTAAAACGCTTTTTAATTTTTCGGGCGATGATCTGGTAGCCTATGATCAGGTACTGAATTTAATACACCCTGGTGATCGAATTTTAATCGAAGAGATTGTTCAACAGGTAATTAATAACCAGCTTGGTGAGCAGTATAACGTTAAATTTCGTGTTTATGCTGATGAGAGCGGCCAGTTTCGCTGGTTGCAAAGCAGAGGGAAGATACACATAGACAAAAAGACGGGAAGCCGCCGTTTGCTAGGCATATTAGAGGACGTCACTCAGTCGGTTGACGGTCAAGACCAGATTGCTGCTCAGCAGAAGATTGAGATTGACGAGCGATTTCGGGGACTTATTAACGAAGTACCCGTCGCCACTTGTCTTTTGATGGGCGAAGATCTGATTGTCGAAATGGCCAATTCGCCGGCGTTGGCTATCTGCGGAAAAGACCATTCTATAATTGGTAAACCATTAATTGACATCTTCCCCGAACTGAAAGGTGAACTCGTCGAACGGATGTTACATAGTACGTTACGTTCGGGAGAAACCAATCAGACGCGCAACACCCTTGTCGAGTTGATTGTAGATGGTGTATCGCACACCTATTATGTTGATTTTGTATGTAAGCCGTTGCGTAACCCGGCGGGTACTATCAACGCTATCTTAGTCATGGGAATCGACGTCACCGAGCAGGTGATGGCCCGGATGAAGATCGAAGAAAGCAAAGACCAGTTGACGTTTGCCATTGAGGCTGCTGAACTGGGCGTTTGGGATTTGAATCCTGCCACGAACAAATTCACCGCTAATAACCGATTGAAAGAGTGGTTTGGCGTTCCTTCCCAAAAGGAAGTAGAGTTAGATGTAGCACTTAATGCCATCACTGATAAGGACAAACAGCGGGTATCCGGGGCAATCTGGAACGCCTTGCAGGGGCAATCGGGAGGGCAGTACGATATTGAATATACACTCGTCCATCCGGAGACGAAGCATGAGCGAACGGTCCGGGCAAAAGGAAAAGCCCAATTTACCGATAAAGGCGTGGCTTATCGCTTCAATGGTACACTACAGGACATAACTGAGCGTGGACAGATAGAATTGGTCCTAGCCGAAAGTGCGCAAAAATTACGTAGTTTAGTTGAAAGCGCCCCCTTTCCGATTGGCGTTTACGTTGGTAGAGAGATGCGTATTGAACTTGCCAACCAGTCGATTATGGACGTTTGGGGTAAAGGCAACAATGTGGTCGGTAAAACGTACCAGGAGGTGTTACCCGAACTGTCGAATCAAGACATTTACTCCCAACTCGACAACGTTTTCACTTCGGGTATTCCCTTCCATGCTAAAAATCAACGGGTTGATCTTAAGGTAGATGGTAAGTTACAGCCTTACTATTTCAATTATAGCTTTACTCCTCTGTATGATGCCAAGGGGGAAGTGTACGGGGTGATGAATACGGCTGCTGAAGTAACGGACCTGATAGTTGCCAAGCAGCAGATCGAAGACGCTGAGGTGGCTCTTAGAGGGGCAATCGAACTGGCGGAACTGGCTACCTGGAGCGTGGATGCCAACCAGAGCACCTTCACTTTTTCCGAACGATTTATGAATTGGCTTGGCATCACCGAGTCTACAAAAAGTCTGGAGGAAGTGTATAAGTTGTTGCCCGATGAATCGAGGCAGTCAGTGAAAGAAGGAATTGCGGCCTGTCTACAGTCTGGTTCGTCCGGCTTTTACGAGAATGAGCATCCTGTTAGTAACCAACTGACTGGGAAGATGCGCATCATCCATACCCAAGCTCAGCTTTATTTTGATGCCGATAATCAGCCAATAGCGCTTCGAGGTACGGCCCAGGATGTCACTGAGCAACGGCAGGTACAAATAGCCTTGGAGCGGCAAGTCCAGGAGCGGACTGAAGAATTGGCGGCTATCAACGAGGAGTTGGCAGCTACCAACGAAGAATTAGCCGCTACCAATGAGGAACTGGCTGCTACCAATGAAGAGTTAGCCGAATCCAACCAGTTGTTTATTCGCTCCAACCACAACCTTGAGCAATTCGCTTACATTGCCTCGCATGACTTACAGGAACCTTTACGTAAGGTGCAGCAATTCGGCGATCTGTTGATACGACAACATGGCGATCAGCTAGGTGAAGGGGCGATGTATCTGGAGCGCATGCAATCAGCCGCTAGCCGCATGTCGACGTTGATTCGTGACTTACTGACTTTCTCGCGCATTTCGACTCAGCAGGATAGTACAGGGCTGGTAGCTTTGAATGGCGTTATTAACATGGTACTGACAGACTTAGACCTGCGCATTCAGGAGACAAGTGCGGCCGTTAACGTTGGGTCATTACCAGTTATACAAGGCGATAAATCTCAACTGGGGCAATTATTTCAGAACCTGATTAGTAACGCGCTAAAGTTTTTCCGACCTGATATTCTACCCGTTATCAACATCAGTGCTGAATTGATAGAGGTCAGTGATTTACCTCCAACAGTGAAGCCAACGCGCTCGGTAAGGGCTTACTATCGCATCGATGTAGCCGACAACGGAATTGGGTTTGATGAAAAGTACATTGATCGCATCTTCCAGGTTTTTCAACGGCTGCACACCAAAAGCCAGTACGCAGGTACTGGTATCGGATTGGCGATCTGCGAAAAGGTAGCGGCCAATCATGGAGGAGCAATCACCGCTACGAGTCAACCGGGGCAGGGTGCTACTTTTAGCGTATACTTACCGGCCTGA
- a CDS encoding aspartate-semialdehyde dehydrogenase, which produces MKIAVVGATGLVGGEILKVLEERNFPVSELIPVASERSVGKQIEFKGKPYTVVSFEDAIAAKPAVAIFSAGGSTSLALAPKFAEAGITVVDNSSAWRMDPTKKLVVPEINANTLTPEDKIIANPNCSTIQMVVALKPLHDRYGVKRVVVSTYQSVTGTGKAAVDQLFAERNGDTSVSKVYPHPIDLNVLPHIDVFLDNGYTKEEMKMVNETKKIMGDDSIQVTATTVRIPTIGGHSEAVNVEFKNDFDVTEVVELLSNAEGVVVQDDPQNKVYPMPLTAHGKDEVFVGRIRRDESQPNTLNMWIVADNLRKGAATNAVQIAEYLLKHNLVEAGEVIA; this is translated from the coding sequence ATGAAAATCGCAGTCGTTGGCGCCACAGGCCTAGTCGGTGGCGAAATCCTGAAGGTACTGGAAGAACGTAACTTCCCCGTGTCAGAACTCATTCCCGTTGCTTCCGAGCGCTCGGTTGGTAAACAGATTGAGTTCAAGGGTAAACCGTACACAGTCGTTAGCTTTGAGGATGCCATTGCCGCCAAACCTGCCGTTGCGATTTTCTCGGCTGGAGGTAGCACCTCGCTGGCCCTGGCCCCCAAGTTTGCGGAGGCAGGAATTACCGTAGTTGACAATTCGTCGGCCTGGCGGATGGACCCAACCAAAAAGCTGGTTGTTCCTGAAATCAACGCCAATACGCTCACGCCAGAAGACAAGATTATTGCGAATCCAAACTGCTCGACGATCCAGATGGTCGTTGCGCTAAAGCCCCTGCACGACCGCTATGGCGTTAAACGGGTTGTCGTTTCGACCTACCAGTCGGTTACGGGTACGGGCAAAGCGGCTGTTGATCAACTATTTGCTGAACGTAATGGCGACACTAGCGTATCGAAAGTGTATCCGCACCCGATTGACCTGAACGTATTACCCCATATCGACGTGTTCCTCGACAATGGTTATACCAAAGAGGAAATGAAAATGGTCAACGAGACCAAGAAGATCATGGGCGACGATTCGATTCAGGTAACGGCAACCACAGTCCGCATTCCAACCATCGGTGGCCACTCGGAAGCAGTAAACGTTGAATTCAAAAACGATTTTGACGTAACCGAAGTGGTTGAACTACTCAGCAATGCCGAGGGTGTTGTTGTACAGGATGACCCGCAAAACAAAGTATACCCGATGCCACTGACAGCGCACGGAAAAGACGAAGTATTCGTCGGTCGCATTCGTCGTGATGAAAGTCAGCCGAACACGCTGAATATGTGGATCGTAGCTGATAACCTTCGCAAGGGAGCAGCTACCAACGCCGTTCAGATTGCAGAATACTTACTAAAACATAATCTGGTAGAAGCTGGCGAAGTTATTGCCTAA
- a CDS encoding 5-formyltetrahydrofolate cyclo-ligase: MKKADLRRQYLTTRKALSDTALAEYSHKICAHFFDQVWTDGRLTVHTFLPIARQNELNTWLIVHRFWHDFPQVRLAVSITDADTYQLTHYELTPDTLLATNQWGIPEPIAEDSLAVKTSAIDLVLVPLLAFDRQGHRVGYGGGFYDRFLADCRPDCLKVGLSFVEPVEQIDAIEPTDIPLEVCVTPDSVVYFK; encoded by the coding sequence ATGAAAAAAGCTGATTTACGGCGTCAGTATCTGACCACTCGCAAGGCGCTGTCCGATACAGCGCTTGCTGAGTATAGCCATAAAATCTGCGCGCATTTTTTCGATCAGGTATGGACGGATGGCAGGCTTACCGTTCATACTTTCCTCCCCATCGCACGCCAAAACGAGCTAAACACCTGGCTAATCGTTCACCGTTTTTGGCACGATTTTCCGCAGGTCCGGCTGGCTGTTTCGATCACGGATGCTGATACGTACCAACTGACTCATTACGAACTGACTCCAGATACGCTTCTGGCTACTAATCAATGGGGTATTCCTGAGCCCATTGCCGAAGATTCTCTAGCCGTCAAGACCAGCGCGATTGACCTTGTACTGGTACCACTTCTGGCTTTTGATCGACAGGGCCATCGAGTCGGCTATGGTGGCGGCTTTTATGATCGGTTCCTGGCGGATTGTCGCCCCGACTGTTTAAAAGTCGGATTATCATTCGTAGAGCCCGTCGAGCAAATTGACGCGATTGAACCGACTGACATTCCGTTGGAGGTTTGTGTGACTCCTGATTCCGTTGTCTATTTTAAGTAA
- the bshC gene encoding bacillithiol biosynthesis cysteine-adding enzyme BshC: MDCQYLPLASTGQFSSLFLDYINKKDILFPFYQRYPELSAFKEQINDKTFDESKRQVLVDALERQYAQISNKPDFSVLLQPNTFTVTTGHQLNIFTGPLYIVYKLITTIRLAQQLKKAYPDYNFVPVYWMATEDHDFAEINHFSLFGKNYSWATEQRGAVGRMNPQELKTLFNQIPEKLSLFEEAYLKHNTLADAARHYINELFGSQGLISLDADDAALKRVFAPVMRDELQHQRSGELVAKQTELLEKLGYKTVISPRDINLFYLDDQLRERIERKEDGTYRVLHTKLRFTEQELLQLLDEHPEQFSPNVVLRPLYQETILPNLAYIGGPSEVPYWLQLKPVFDYFQTTFPILMPRNFAMYVPSVSAKRIRKLGLTPEELFKDTLVLKREYVENHARHTLKFDNENKVVNKALDNILHKAQMVDPTLEKAVLAETKRFANAITRLEKKMRRAEEHNQEVGVRQLLAVKDELFPNGGLQERSENFLTFHLNDREFLNKIGSVFDPFDYRMQLCLE; this comes from the coding sequence ATGGACTGTCAGTACCTGCCGCTCGCATCCACCGGCCAGTTTTCTTCCTTATTTCTCGATTACATCAATAAAAAAGATATACTTTTCCCGTTCTATCAGCGCTACCCAGAGTTATCAGCGTTTAAAGAACAGATCAATGATAAGACATTTGACGAATCAAAACGGCAGGTTTTAGTCGATGCACTTGAGCGGCAGTACGCACAAATTTCTAACAAACCGGATTTTTCGGTACTCCTCCAGCCAAACACGTTTACGGTTACAACGGGCCACCAGCTAAATATCTTTACGGGACCGCTGTACATCGTCTACAAGCTGATTACGACAATCAGGCTGGCGCAACAGTTGAAGAAAGCCTATCCCGACTACAATTTTGTGCCGGTTTACTGGATGGCGACGGAAGATCACGATTTTGCTGAAATCAATCACTTCTCGCTCTTCGGTAAAAACTACTCCTGGGCGACCGAACAGCGGGGAGCCGTTGGACGGATGAATCCGCAGGAACTAAAGACGCTTTTCAATCAGATTCCCGAAAAGCTGTCCTTGTTTGAAGAAGCGTATTTAAAGCACAACACCTTAGCCGATGCGGCCCGGCATTACATAAACGAGCTGTTCGGGAGTCAGGGTCTTATATCGCTGGATGCCGACGATGCCGCGTTAAAGCGTGTTTTCGCCCCGGTCATGCGGGATGAGTTGCAGCATCAGCGCTCGGGTGAACTGGTGGCAAAGCAAACTGAGCTACTCGAAAAACTGGGGTACAAAACGGTTATTTCCCCGCGCGACATTAACCTGTTTTACCTGGACGATCAGCTTCGCGAACGTATCGAGCGCAAGGAGGATGGTACCTATCGGGTGCTACATACCAAGCTTCGGTTTACCGAACAGGAGTTGTTACAACTGCTCGACGAACATCCGGAGCAATTCAGTCCTAACGTCGTGCTACGACCTCTGTACCAGGAAACGATTCTACCGAATCTGGCTTATATCGGTGGACCGTCGGAAGTACCTTACTGGTTGCAGCTGAAACCGGTATTCGATTATTTCCAGACTACTTTTCCAATTCTGATGCCCCGCAATTTTGCGATGTATGTGCCATCAGTAAGCGCAAAGCGCATTCGCAAGTTGGGTCTGACGCCCGAAGAACTGTTTAAGGACACGCTGGTTCTCAAGCGCGAGTATGTCGAAAACCACGCCCGGCACACGCTTAAGTTCGACAACGAAAACAAGGTTGTCAACAAAGCGCTGGACAACATTTTGCACAAAGCGCAAATGGTTGACCCTACCCTTGAGAAAGCAGTTTTAGCCGAGACGAAGCGGTTTGCCAATGCCATTACACGGCTGGAAAAGAAAATGCGCCGGGCCGAAGAGCACAATCAGGAAGTGGGTGTTCGGCAGTTACTGGCCGTCAAAGACGAACTGTTTCCTAATGGCGGATTACAGGAACGAAGCGAGAACTTTCTGACATTTCACCTGAACGACCGGGAGTTTTTAAACAAAATCGGTTCGGTCTTCGATCCGTTCGACTATCGGATGCAGCTCTGTTTGGAATAA
- the rimO gene encoding 30S ribosomal protein S12 methylthiotransferase RimO — protein MKTKGIRTNKINIVTLGCSKNLVDSEVLFTQLKGNGMDVTHEAKKDDANIVVINTCGFIDNAKEESINTILRYVDAKEAGIVDKVYVTGCLSHRYKDELEVEMPTVDAWFGTNELPRMLKTLRADYKHELVGERLLTTPAHYAYLKIAEGCDRPCSFCAIPLMRGGHVSRTIDDLLTEARSLARRGTKELILIAQDLTYYGLDLYKKRNLADLINQLADVEGIDWIRLQYAYPSGFPLEVLDVMRDRPNVCNYLDMPLQTGSTELLKLMRRGTTREKTEALIHTIREKVPDITLRTTLIVGHPGETDAMFDETYDFVERMRFDRMGVFTYSHEENTHSFSMPDDISDEIKQERADALMELQQGISHELNQQKVGKTYKVLFDRKEGGYFIGRTEGDSPEVDNEVLVSASNRYVRQGDFANVQINRAEEFDLYGEVVS, from the coding sequence TTGAAAACGAAAGGAATACGTACCAATAAAATCAATATAGTCACGCTGGGCTGCTCGAAGAATCTAGTCGATTCGGAAGTGCTATTTACGCAACTGAAGGGCAACGGTATGGATGTGACGCACGAAGCCAAAAAGGACGATGCCAACATCGTTGTCATCAATACCTGCGGCTTTATAGACAATGCGAAGGAAGAATCCATCAACACGATTCTCCGCTACGTCGATGCCAAGGAAGCAGGGATTGTCGATAAAGTGTACGTAACGGGGTGTTTGTCCCATCGATACAAAGACGAACTCGAAGTCGAAATGCCTACCGTCGATGCCTGGTTTGGCACCAACGAATTGCCCCGGATGCTGAAAACACTTCGGGCCGACTACAAGCACGAACTCGTTGGCGAACGGCTTTTGACAACGCCTGCGCATTACGCTTACCTGAAAATTGCCGAAGGTTGCGACCGTCCCTGCTCGTTCTGCGCTATCCCGTTGATGCGCGGAGGACACGTATCCCGAACCATCGACGACTTGCTTACCGAAGCGCGTTCGTTGGCCAGACGTGGCACCAAAGAGTTGATTCTTATTGCTCAGGATTTGACCTACTACGGTCTGGATCTGTACAAAAAGCGGAACCTTGCCGATCTGATCAACCAGCTTGCCGACGTGGAAGGTATCGACTGGATTCGTCTGCAATACGCATATCCGTCAGGATTTCCGCTGGAAGTACTCGACGTTATGCGCGACCGGCCAAACGTCTGCAACTACCTGGATATGCCTTTGCAAACCGGTTCGACGGAATTGTTGAAACTGATGCGCCGGGGTACAACCCGCGAAAAAACGGAAGCCTTGATCCATACGATTCGGGAAAAAGTACCGGACATTACGTTGCGTACAACCCTGATCGTTGGCCACCCCGGCGAAACGGACGCCATGTTTGACGAAACGTACGACTTTGTTGAACGGATGCGTTTTGACCGAATGGGTGTGTTTACGTATTCGCACGAAGAAAACACGCACTCGTTCTCCATGCCTGACGATATATCCGATGAGATCAAGCAGGAACGTGCTGATGCGCTCATGGAATTACAACAGGGTATTTCGCACGAATTGAATCAGCAGAAAGTCGGAAAAACCTATAAAGTTCTTTTCGACCGCAAAGAGGGCGGCTATTTTATTGGCCGTACCGAAGGCGATTCTCCCGAAGTAGATAATGAGGTGCTGGTATCGGCAAGCAATCGCTACGTTCGACAGGGCGATTTCGCAAATGTCCAGATCAACCGGGCCGAAGAGTTTGATTTATACGGAGAAGTTGTCTCCTAA